One window of the Canis aureus isolate CA01 chromosome 1, VMU_Caureus_v.1.0, whole genome shotgun sequence genome contains the following:
- the CLEC11A gene encoding C-type lectin domain family 11 member A — MWEDPRRDPGFGTLEVSGHRGRASGEPREAGRDTHTHTHTHTEEQGPTDKQTVDTDKSWEGRDQGLVICVHSSSQRHPLPRDPSAALSAAEPSLMQAAWLLGALVVPQLLGFSHGARGADREWEGVWGGAQEEEREREALMLKHLQEALGLPAGRGDENPEGIPEDKETWGTEEDGQGEEEEEATATPYTGPSPSPTPEDTVTYILGRLAGLDAGLHQLHVRLHALDTRMVELTRGLRQLREAAGDTRDAVEALQEAQSRAEREHGRLEGCLKGLRLGHKCFLLSRDFEAQAAAQARCVARGGSLAQPADRQQMEALTRYLRAALAPYNWPVWLGVHDRRAEGLYLFENGQRVSFFAWHRAPRPEPGAGPSPAPHPLSPNQPNGGTLENCVAQASDDGSWWDHDCERRLYYVCEYPF, encoded by the exons ATGTGGGAAGACCCAAGGCGGGATCCAGGCTTTGGAACGTTGGAGGTTTCCGGCCACAGAGGCAGGGCCTCAGGGGAGCCAAGAGAGGcggggagagacacacacacacacacacacacacacacagaagagcaGGGACCAACAGACAAGCAGACGGTGGACACAGACAAGAGCTGGGAGGGAAGGGACCAGGGGCTAGTGATTTGTGTGCACTCCAGTTCCCAGAGACATCCCCTTCCCAGAGATCCCTCTGCAGCCTTGAGTGCTGCGGAGCCCAGTCTGATGCAGGCAGCCTGGCTGCTTGGGGCCCTGGTGGTCCCTCAGCTCCTGGGCTTCAGCCATGGGGCTAGAGGAGCAGACCGAGAATGGGAGGGGGTCTGGGGAGGCGCCCAAGAGGAGGAGCGTGAGAGGGAAGCCCTGATGCTGAAG CATTTGCAGGAGGCCCTGGGGCTGCCAGCTGGGAGGGGGGATGAAAATCCTGAGGGAATCCCTGAAGACAAGGAGACCTGGGGAACCGAGGAGGACGgtcagggggaggaagaggaggaagcaacGGCAACCCCGTACACTGGCCCCagtccctctcccacccctgagGACACCGTCACTTATATCC TGGGCCGCCTGGCCGGCCTGGACGCAGGCCTGCACCAGCTGCACGTCCGTCTGCACGCGTTAGACACCCGCATGGTCGAGCTGACTCGGGGGCTGCGGCAGCTGCGGGAGGCGGCAGGCGACACCCGCGACGCCGTGGAAGCCCTGCAGGAGGCGCAGAGCCGCGCGGAGCGCGAGCACGGCCGCTTAGAGG gCTGCCTGAAGGGGCTGCGCCTTGGTCACAAGTGCTTCCTGCTATCGCGCGACTTCGAGGCGCAGGCAGCGGCGCAGGCGCGGTGTGTGGCGCGGGGCGGGAGCCTGGCGCAGCCCGCGGACCGCCAGCAGATGGAGGCGCTCACGCGCTACCTGCGCGCAGCGCTCGCCCCTTATAACTGGCCAGTGTGGCTGGGCGTGCACGACAGGCGCGCCGAGGGACTCTACCTCTTCGAGAACGGCCAGCGCGTGTCCTTCTTCGCCTGGCACCGCGCGCCCCGTCCGGAGCCCGGCGCCGGGCCCAGCCCCGCGCCGCACCCGCTCAGCCCCAACCAGCCCAACGGCGGCACGCTGGAGAACTGCGTGGCGCAGGCCTCGGACGACGGCTCCTGGTGGGACCACGACTGCGAACGCCGCCTCTACTACGTCTGCGAGTACCCCTTCTAG